The DNA segment GCTGGCGGTACGGCGGTTTCAGTGTCTGGCGAGGTAGATGAGTTGTCCTGCATGGGTCGGGCTCCGGAAGAAACCCGACGCATATGAGGGTGAATCCGGAGGCTTCAAGCCCGTCGCGGAGAAATATTTTCTCGGGGTAGCCAAGCCTGATACGGACGGAGCCGGCAGGCTTTACTCGGTACTAGGTTCGGAAGCGCCCCACGGTGCTTTGCAGGGTTTCCGCCAGTACTTCCATCTTCTGGGCCGAGGCGGCCGTTTGTTCCACGGCCGCGGCGTTGTCGCGCGACATGGCGGCGATCGACTCGATATTGCGCGCCACTTCGCCGCTGACCCGGCGCTGCTCATCCGTGGCGCGGGCAATGGCGTCGAGACCGGAGTCGACTTCGTTGACCGAGGTGCTTGCGGTCGCCAGCACTTCAGCCACTGTTTCCATTGAATTCTGGCTGGAGGCGATGTGCTCCAGGCCGCGTTCAATCGACTGCTTCACGATATCGGCCTGCTGGGACAGCCTGTGGGTCACCGCATCGATTTCACTGGCCGAGGCGCTGGATTTTTCGGCCAGTTTGCGCACTTCGTCGGCCACCACGGCAAAGCCGCGCCCCTGCTCGCCGGCGCGGGCGGCTTCGATGGCGGCGTTGAGCGCGAGCAGGTTGGTCTGGTCGGCGATATCCTTGACCTGACGGGTCATGCTGGTGATGGCCTCGGTACTCTGGACGAAGTGGGCCACCGATTCGGCAATTTCCTTGACCGTGTCTTCCACCTGCCCGAGTTCGCCGATCAGGCTCGACAGGCTTTCATTGCCTTCTTCCGAACGGCGCAGGCTTTCGCGCGACTGCTCATGCACGTGTTCCATGCCCTGTGCGATCGAGCCGATGCTGGAGAGCATCTGTTCCACGGCGGCAGCGGCGGCCGCCGACTTTGCGTCCTGTTGCGTCGAACTGGCCGCGACCTGCCCCGCGCTGTCCGCCAGCGTATGGGAGGCCGACGAGACCTGGATGGCCGATTCTCCGACGTGGCGCACCAGGGCGCTGAATTTCCCCATCATTTCGTTGAAGGCGGCAGCGGCATCGCCGATTTCGTCCTGGCTGCGGATATCCAGCCGGCGGGTGAGGTCGCCTTCGCCGCTGGAAATCTCGCGCAAACCCCTGACCATCTTGTCCAGCGGGACCGTGACCACGTTGCGGATGAAGAGGTAAATGAAAGCCAGCAGGGGGAGGCTGACAAGCAGGGCGGCGAGCAGTGACTTGATGCGCTGAGCGGCAACGGCCTCATTGACGTGGTTCAGTGAAATTTTCATGCTCACCGCGCCGAGTACCGAGCGTTCCGGCACCTGATGGCAGGCGATGCAATCCTTGCCCAGATAATTCTTCAGCGCCAGCGCCGGCCGCACCACGCGCAGGTATTCGCCCTTTGGGTCGGACTGGACTTCGCTGAACTCCTTGCCGCTGGCCATGACCTGCTGCTCGATGGCATCCAGCGCGCCAGCGTCCTTGGCAGTGCCCGGCCCGAAAATCTTGCTGACGTTGTCGCCGCGGATGACCTTGAGGTCGCGGATGATGGCGAGTTGCTTGATCTGGTCCAGAAAGACCTCGCGTTGCCCGACGGTGCCGGTGATCATCATGCCCGTGAGCCCGGCCATCGTCGCTTCATGCATGGAGTTGGAAAACTCGCGCGCCTGATCGATGGCGGTTTGCCGGTTGACGTGGCTTTCCCAGAAAATCATGCCGGACCACACTACCAGCAGCATCAGCCAGATGGCACCCGTCAAGCGAATCCAGATTTTCAAGTCAGAAATGCGCGCCATCGAGTTGCTCCGTCAATCCGTGTCCATTGAAACAGTCTAACCCGGGGAGACCCTGGGTTATCCGCGCAAACTGGCGGCATGCTCCCGCCGGGCGCCATGTTTGCACGATTTTTGTGAAGTGTACCTGTCCCAAGTCAATTAATGGGTATAAGGATGGGAATACACTGGAAAGCTTATGCATGGCGAAAGCGCCACCTGCAGGAGGCGCCGCTTCAAAGATGAATAGCCCGTTTTCGCAAGCCGCGTCCGCCCGCCTCGTCAAGCACCACTCGTTGTGGCTGCTTGCGGCTTTTTTCATTGTGTTGTCGTTTTTCTCCGCGCGCAACATCTACGAGAAACGCGCGGACGAAGTCCGTGCCGGATTCGTCTATCAATGGGCCGAGACAAACACGGGCATCAGCGCCCTGATCCATCATCTGCAGCTCGAACGCGGGCTTTCAAGCGGCTACATTGCATCCGGGGGGCGGTTCTTTGCCGACATCCTGGTGGCGCAGGGAAAGCAGACCGATCAGGCCCTGACGGTCGTGACGCCGATCCTGTTCTCGGATGTGCATCCGCACCTGGCGAACGACAAGGGCCACATTTCGGCATTGAGCGATCTGCAGCAGATCAGGAACCTTCGGCAACTCGTCAGCGAACTGGTGGTTTCGCGCGACGTGACGGTAGATCGCTACTCGGCCATGATCGAAATGCTGTTTGACGAGATGAATGCGAGCCTTGTCACCGACAACGGAACGCTGCGCCCGCAACTGGCCTTCATGGCCTTTTTGCAGGCAAAGGAGATGGCCGGCCAGGAACGGGCCCTGCTTACCGCCATTCTCTCCTCGGGGGACTTCGGTTCCTTTTCCCGCATGGCGGCCCTGCATCGAATTCGCGCCATCGAGGAGTTGGCCGTCAAGCGTTTCCTGCAATTTGCCGAGGACGATGCCAAGGCGGGTTTCGAGGCCATCCTGGCCAAGCCTTTCATCCGGGAGGGCGATGCAATCCGCCGTCGCGTGATCGCTGCCGGCCACAGCACCGCGGCGTCGGTGGAGAACTTGCCGAGTCCGGAAAGGTGGTTTCAGGTTTCTTCGCAGAAAATCGACGCCATGAAGGAGTTGGAGCACGTCATCAGCGGTTCGGTCAAGCATAGCGCCAGCGAATTGAAGCAGGGTGCAAGTGCCGGCCTGGTTGTCAGCGCCCTGTCGGCCCTGGCTTCCTTCCTGCTTGGTGGAATGTTGCTGCTGCAGGTGCGTCGCGGCAGGAAGGTCGCGGAAAAAGACCTGCATCTGGCCGCCACCGTATTCGGTAACAGCGTCGAATCGATTGTCATTACGGATGCGCAATCGAACATTGTTGATGTGAACCGGTCGTTTACGCGGATTTCGGGCTATACGAGGGAAGATGTCGTCGGCAAGCATGCCAGATTGCTCAGATCGTCGATCAACGACGAGAAGATGTATGCCGATATGTGGCAGAAGCTGCTGGAGTCCGGAAGTTGGGAAGGCGAACTCTGGAACCGGCGCAAGACTGGCGAGAACTATCCGGTCTTGCTGTCGATTGTCGCGGTGAAGGACCTGAAAGGCGTAACCACCAACTACGTTGGCATGATCGTCGATATCAGCAAGCGAAAACGTGCTGAAAAACAGGTAGAACAATTGCGCACCTTCGATTCCCTGACCGGCCTGCTCAGCCGCAATGCCTGGCTGGCTTCCCTGGAGCATGCGGTTGCGGATGCGCAGGTACGGCCGCGGCAGTTCGCCCTGCTCGAAGTGGGCCTTGATCGCTTCAAGGTGATCAACGATTCTCTCAGTCATGCCATCGGTGACATGGTGCTGGTGGAGGCCGCGGATCGCATTCGAAATGTCTTGCGCCGTCAGGATGCGGCCTCTCGACCCGGCGGTGATCGCTTCTCGATACTGCTCGATCATGTGCCGTCGCCGCGCAGCATGGAGATTATTTGCGAGAAGTTGCTGAACGCATTCGTGATGCCATTCATGGTCGACGGGCATGAGCTGCATGTCTCGATCAGCATCGGTGTGGCGCTTCATCCGGACAACGGCAAGGACGTCGGAACGCTGCAAAGCAACGCGGAAGCGGCAATGTTTCGCGCCAAGCAGGATGGCAGGGGGTGTTACAAGTTCTACTCGGAGGGCATGAACGCGGACGGCGTTCAGTTGTTGACACTGGAGCGCATGCTGCGCCTTGCGCTGGAGCGAAACGAGTTCGAGCTGCATTACCAGCCCCAGGTGGATGCCGTTGACGGACGTCTGGTTGGAGTCGAAGCCTTGCTGCGCTGGAACAGTTCCGATCGCGGACCGGTGTCTCCATCAGAGTTCATTTCCGTGGCCGAAGAGACGGGGCTGATCATGCCGATCGGCGAGTGGGTCATGCGCCAGGCCTGCCGGGATGCGCAGGAATGGCGACGTAGCCTGGGCCGGGACGTGCCCGTCTCCATCAACCTGTCGGCACGCCAGTTCCGCAGCAGGGATCTGCTGGCTGCCGTGCAACTGATCCTCGACGAAACCGGTCTGCCCAGTGCCCTGCTGGAGCTTGAGATTACCGAGGGTTTGCTGATCGTGGACCCGGAAGAGGCAGTGGATGTCCTGCGCGGGTTGCGGGCAATGGGCACTCGTACCGCGCTCGACGATTTCGGGACAGGGTACTCATCGTTGGCCTACCTGAAGACTTTTCCGCTCGATCGCCTGAAGATAGACCAGGCATTTGTGCGTGGTTTGCCCGAGGACGAAAGCGACAAGGCGATTTCCCGGGCGGTGGTGGCGCTCGGACTCAATCTGAACATGGAAGTCCTGGCCGAGGGCGTCGAAACGGAAGCGCAAAGGGATTTTCTGGAAACGGCGGGTTGTCAGGTGTTCCAGGGCTACTTGCATGGCCGGCCG comes from the Sulfuritalea hydrogenivorans sk43H genome and includes:
- a CDS encoding methyl-accepting chemotaxis protein encodes the protein MARISDLKIWIRLTGAIWLMLLVVWSGMIFWESHVNRQTAIDQAREFSNSMHEATMAGLTGMMITGTVGQREVFLDQIKQLAIIRDLKVIRGDNVSKIFGPGTAKDAGALDAIEQQVMASGKEFSEVQSDPKGEYLRVVRPALALKNYLGKDCIACHQVPERSVLGAVSMKISLNHVNEAVAAQRIKSLLAALLVSLPLLAFIYLFIRNVVTVPLDKMVRGLREISSGEGDLTRRLDIRSQDEIGDAAAAFNEMMGKFSALVRHVGESAIQVSSASHTLADSAGQVAASSTQQDAKSAAAAAAVEQMLSSIGSIAQGMEHVHEQSRESLRRSEEGNESLSSLIGELGQVEDTVKEIAESVAHFVQSTEAITSMTRQVKDIADQTNLLALNAAIEAARAGEQGRGFAVVADEVRKLAEKSSASASEIDAVTHRLSQQADIVKQSIERGLEHIASSQNSMETVAEVLATASTSVNEVDSGLDAIARATDEQRRVSGEVARNIESIAAMSRDNAAAVEQTAASAQKMEVLAETLQSTVGRFRT
- a CDS encoding EAL domain-containing protein, with product MKQSNPGRPWVIRANWRHAPAGRHVCTIFVKCTCPKSINGYKDGNTLESLCMAKAPPAGGAASKMNSPFSQAASARLVKHHSLWLLAAFFIVLSFFSARNIYEKRADEVRAGFVYQWAETNTGISALIHHLQLERGLSSGYIASGGRFFADILVAQGKQTDQALTVVTPILFSDVHPHLANDKGHISALSDLQQIRNLRQLVSELVVSRDVTVDRYSAMIEMLFDEMNASLVTDNGTLRPQLAFMAFLQAKEMAGQERALLTAILSSGDFGSFSRMAALHRIRAIEELAVKRFLQFAEDDAKAGFEAILAKPFIREGDAIRRRVIAAGHSTAASVENLPSPERWFQVSSQKIDAMKELEHVISGSVKHSASELKQGASAGLVVSALSALASFLLGGMLLLQVRRGRKVAEKDLHLAATVFGNSVESIVITDAQSNIVDVNRSFTRISGYTREDVVGKHARLLRSSINDEKMYADMWQKLLESGSWEGELWNRRKTGENYPVLLSIVAVKDLKGVTTNYVGMIVDISKRKRAEKQVEQLRTFDSLTGLLSRNAWLASLEHAVADAQVRPRQFALLEVGLDRFKVINDSLSHAIGDMVLVEAADRIRNVLRRQDAASRPGGDRFSILLDHVPSPRSMEIICEKLLNAFVMPFMVDGHELHVSISIGVALHPDNGKDVGTLQSNAEAAMFRAKQDGRGCYKFYSEGMNADGVQLLTLERMLRLALERNEFELHYQPQVDAVDGRLVGVEALLRWNSSDRGPVSPSEFISVAEETGLIMPIGEWVMRQACRDAQEWRRSLGRDVPVSINLSARQFRSRDLLAAVQLILDETGLPSALLELEITEGLLIVDPEEAVDVLRGLRAMGTRTALDDFGTGYSSLAYLKTFPLDRLKIDQAFVRGLPEDESDKAISRAVVALGLNLNMEVLAEGVETEAQRDFLETAGCQVFQGYLHGRPMPAADLMQLIRSGALRLE